In a genomic window of Callithrix jacchus isolate 240 chromosome 22, calJac240_pri, whole genome shotgun sequence:
- the GTPBP3 gene encoding 5-taurinomethyluridine-[tRNA] synthase subunit GTPB3, mitochondrial isoform X2: MLGRGDNLESSGKSKLCTRRNSGAPVPGSGATIFALSSGQGRCGVAVIRTSGPASGHALRILTAPRDLPPARHASLRLLSDPRSGEPLDRALVLWFPGPKSFTGEDCVEFHVHGGPAVVSGVLRALGSVPGLRPAEAGEFTRRAFAHGKLNLTEVEGLADLIHAETEAQRRQALRQLDGELGHLCRGWAETLTKALAHVEAYIDFGEDDNLEEGVLEQANIEVRALEVALGAHLRDARRGQRLRSGAHVVVTGPPNAGKSSLVNLLSRKPVSIVSPEPGTTRDVLETPVDLAGFPVLLSDTAGLREGVGPVEQEGVRRARERLEQADLILAMLDASDLASPSSCNFLATVVASAGAQSRSSSSQRLLLVLNKSDLLSTEGPGPGPDMPPHLLLSCVTGEGLDGLLEALKMELAAVCGDPSTGPPLLTRARHQHHLQGCLDALGHYKQSKDLALAAEALRVARGHLTRLTGGGGTEEILDIIFRDFCVGK; encoded by the exons ATGCTGGGGAGGGGCGATAATCTGGAGAGTTCCGGGAAAAGCAA ACTGTGCACGCGCAGGAACAGCGGCGCACCAGTCCCCGGCTCTGGAGCCACCATCTTCGCGCTAAGCTCCGGCCAAGGCCGCTGCGGCGTCGCAGTGATCCGGACCAGCGGCCCCGCTAGCGGCCACGCCCTCCGGATTCTCACGGCACCCCGAGACCTGCCCCCGGCTCGCCACGCCAGCCTGCGCTTGCTCAGCGACCCCCGCTCTGGGGAGCCTCTGGACCGCGCACTGGTGCTCTGGTTCCCAG GTCCCAAGAGTTTCACCGGTGAGGACTGCGTGGAGTTCCACGTGCATGGAGGCCCGGCAGTGGTGAGCGGTGTCCTGCGGGCCTTGG GCAGCGTGCCAGGGCTTCGACCGGCGGAGGCGGGCGAGTTCACCAGGCGGGCGTTCGCCCATGGGAAGCTGAACCTAACTGAAGTGGAGGGCCTGGCAGATCTGATCCACGCAGAAACCGAGGCGCAGCGGCGGCAGGCCCTGAGGCAGCTGGACGGGGAGTTGGGCCACCTCTGCCGTGGTTGGGCTGAGACCCTCACCAAA GCTCTTGCCCACGTGGAGGCCTATATCGATTTCGGCGAGGATGACAACCTGGAAGAAGGTGTCCTGGAGCAAG CGAACATCGAAGTACGGGCACTGGAGGTGGCCCTGGGTGCACATCTACGAGATGCCAGGCGCGGGCAGAGGCTGCGCTCAGGGGCGCACGTAGTGGTCACTGGACCCCCCAATGCCGGGAAGAGCAGCCTAGTGAACCTGCTCA GTCGGAAGCCTGTGTCCATCGTGTCCCCGGAGCCAGGGACCACCCGTGACGTGCTGGAGACCCCAGTCGACCTGGCTGGATTTCCTGTGCTGCTGAGCGACACGGCTGGGTTGCGGGAGGGCGTTGGGCCGGTGGAGCAGGAGGGTGTGCGGCGTGCCCGGGAGAG gctggagcaagCTGACCTCATTCTGGCCATGCTGGATGCCTCTGACCTGGCCTCTCCCTCCAGCTGCAATTTCCTGGCCACTGTCGTGGCCTCTGCGGGAGCCCAGAGTCGCAGTAGCAGCAGCCAGCGCCTCCTCCTGGTGCTGAACAAGTCAGACCTGCTGTCTACGGAGGGTCCAGGTCCCGGTCCTGACATGCCCCCGCATCTGCTGCTGTCCTGTGTGACAGGAGAGGGGCTGGACGGCCTCCTGGAGGCGCTGAAGATGGAGCTAGCTGCAGT GTGTGGGGATCCGTCCACAGGTCCCCCGCTCCTGACCCGTGCAAGGCACCAGCACCACCTCCAGGGCTGCCTGGATGCCCTCGGCCACTACAAGCAGTCAAAAGACCTGGCCCTGGCGGCGGAGGCGCTGCGGGTGGCCCGGGGGCACCTGACCCGGCTCACAGGTGGAGGGGGAACTGAGGAGATCCTGGACATCATCTTCCGGGACTTCTGTGTGGGCAAATGA
- the GTPBP3 gene encoding 5-taurinomethyluridine-[tRNA] synthase subunit GTPB3, mitochondrial isoform X4 yields MLGRGDNLESSGKSKLCTRRNSGAPVPGSGATIFALSSGQGRCGVAVIRTSGPASGHALRILTAPRDLPPARHASLRLLSDPRSGEPLDRALVLWFPGPKSFTGEDCVEFHVHGGPAVVSGVLRALGSVPGLRPAEAGEFTRRAFAHGKLNLTEVEGLADLIHAETEAQRRQALRQLDGELGHLCRGWAETLTKALAHVEAYIDFGEDDNLEEGVLEQANIEVRALEVALGAHLRDARRGQRLRSGAHVVVTGPPNAGKSSLVNLLSRKPVSIVSPEPGTTRDVLETPVDLAGFPVLLSDTAGLREGVGPVEQEGVRRARESCNFLATVVASAGAQSRSSSSQRLLLVLNKSDLLSTEGPGPGPDMPPHLLLSCVTGEGLDGLLEALKMELAAVCGDPSTGPPLLTRARHQHHLQGCLDALGHYKQSKDLALAAEALRVARGHLTRLTGGGGTEEILDIIFRDFCVGK; encoded by the exons ATGCTGGGGAGGGGCGATAATCTGGAGAGTTCCGGGAAAAGCAA ACTGTGCACGCGCAGGAACAGCGGCGCACCAGTCCCCGGCTCTGGAGCCACCATCTTCGCGCTAAGCTCCGGCCAAGGCCGCTGCGGCGTCGCAGTGATCCGGACCAGCGGCCCCGCTAGCGGCCACGCCCTCCGGATTCTCACGGCACCCCGAGACCTGCCCCCGGCTCGCCACGCCAGCCTGCGCTTGCTCAGCGACCCCCGCTCTGGGGAGCCTCTGGACCGCGCACTGGTGCTCTGGTTCCCAG GTCCCAAGAGTTTCACCGGTGAGGACTGCGTGGAGTTCCACGTGCATGGAGGCCCGGCAGTGGTGAGCGGTGTCCTGCGGGCCTTGG GCAGCGTGCCAGGGCTTCGACCGGCGGAGGCGGGCGAGTTCACCAGGCGGGCGTTCGCCCATGGGAAGCTGAACCTAACTGAAGTGGAGGGCCTGGCAGATCTGATCCACGCAGAAACCGAGGCGCAGCGGCGGCAGGCCCTGAGGCAGCTGGACGGGGAGTTGGGCCACCTCTGCCGTGGTTGGGCTGAGACCCTCACCAAA GCTCTTGCCCACGTGGAGGCCTATATCGATTTCGGCGAGGATGACAACCTGGAAGAAGGTGTCCTGGAGCAAG CGAACATCGAAGTACGGGCACTGGAGGTGGCCCTGGGTGCACATCTACGAGATGCCAGGCGCGGGCAGAGGCTGCGCTCAGGGGCGCACGTAGTGGTCACTGGACCCCCCAATGCCGGGAAGAGCAGCCTAGTGAACCTGCTCA GTCGGAAGCCTGTGTCCATCGTGTCCCCGGAGCCAGGGACCACCCGTGACGTGCTGGAGACCCCAGTCGACCTGGCTGGATTTCCTGTGCTGCTGAGCGACACGGCTGGGTTGCGGGAGGGCGTTGGGCCGGTGGAGCAGGAGGGTGTGCGGCGTGCCCGGGAGAG CTGCAATTTCCTGGCCACTGTCGTGGCCTCTGCGGGAGCCCAGAGTCGCAGTAGCAGCAGCCAGCGCCTCCTCCTGGTGCTGAACAAGTCAGACCTGCTGTCTACGGAGGGTCCAGGTCCCGGTCCTGACATGCCCCCGCATCTGCTGCTGTCCTGTGTGACAGGAGAGGGGCTGGACGGCCTCCTGGAGGCGCTGAAGATGGAGCTAGCTGCAGT GTGTGGGGATCCGTCCACAGGTCCCCCGCTCCTGACCCGTGCAAGGCACCAGCACCACCTCCAGGGCTGCCTGGATGCCCTCGGCCACTACAAGCAGTCAAAAGACCTGGCCCTGGCGGCGGAGGCGCTGCGGGTGGCCCGGGGGCACCTGACCCGGCTCACAGGTGGAGGGGGAACTGAGGAGATCCTGGACATCATCTTCCGGGACTTCTGTGTGGGCAAATGA
- the GTPBP3 gene encoding 5-taurinomethyluridine-[tRNA] synthase subunit GTPB3, mitochondrial isoform X1, with translation MWRGLWTLAAQAARGPRRLCTRRNSGAPVPGSGATIFALSSGQGRCGVAVIRTSGPASGHALRILTAPRDLPPARHASLRLLSDPRSGEPLDRALVLWFPGPKSFTGEDCVEFHVHGGPAVVSGVLRALGSVPGLRPAEAGEFTRRAFAHGKLNLTEVEGLADLIHAETEAQRRQALRQLDGELGHLCRGWAETLTKALAHVEAYIDFGEDDNLEEGVLEQANIEVRALEVALGAHLRDARRGQRLRSGAHVVVTGPPNAGKSSLVNLLSRKPVSIVSPEPGTTRDVLETPVDLAGFPVLLSDTAGLREGVGPVEQEGVRRARERLEQADLILAMLDASDLASPSSCNFLATVVASAGAQSRSSSSQRLLLVLNKSDLLSTEGPGPGPDMPPHLLLSCVTGEGLDGLLEALKMELAAVCGDPSTGPPLLTRARHQHHLQGCLDALGHYKQSKDLALAAEALRVARGHLTRLTGGGGTEEILDIIFRDFCVGK, from the exons ATGTGGCGGGGGCTTTGGACCCTGGCGGCCCAAGCGGCACGTGGGCCTCGCAG ACTGTGCACGCGCAGGAACAGCGGCGCACCAGTCCCCGGCTCTGGAGCCACCATCTTCGCGCTAAGCTCCGGCCAAGGCCGCTGCGGCGTCGCAGTGATCCGGACCAGCGGCCCCGCTAGCGGCCACGCCCTCCGGATTCTCACGGCACCCCGAGACCTGCCCCCGGCTCGCCACGCCAGCCTGCGCTTGCTCAGCGACCCCCGCTCTGGGGAGCCTCTGGACCGCGCACTGGTGCTCTGGTTCCCAG GTCCCAAGAGTTTCACCGGTGAGGACTGCGTGGAGTTCCACGTGCATGGAGGCCCGGCAGTGGTGAGCGGTGTCCTGCGGGCCTTGG GCAGCGTGCCAGGGCTTCGACCGGCGGAGGCGGGCGAGTTCACCAGGCGGGCGTTCGCCCATGGGAAGCTGAACCTAACTGAAGTGGAGGGCCTGGCAGATCTGATCCACGCAGAAACCGAGGCGCAGCGGCGGCAGGCCCTGAGGCAGCTGGACGGGGAGTTGGGCCACCTCTGCCGTGGTTGGGCTGAGACCCTCACCAAA GCTCTTGCCCACGTGGAGGCCTATATCGATTTCGGCGAGGATGACAACCTGGAAGAAGGTGTCCTGGAGCAAG CGAACATCGAAGTACGGGCACTGGAGGTGGCCCTGGGTGCACATCTACGAGATGCCAGGCGCGGGCAGAGGCTGCGCTCAGGGGCGCACGTAGTGGTCACTGGACCCCCCAATGCCGGGAAGAGCAGCCTAGTGAACCTGCTCA GTCGGAAGCCTGTGTCCATCGTGTCCCCGGAGCCAGGGACCACCCGTGACGTGCTGGAGACCCCAGTCGACCTGGCTGGATTTCCTGTGCTGCTGAGCGACACGGCTGGGTTGCGGGAGGGCGTTGGGCCGGTGGAGCAGGAGGGTGTGCGGCGTGCCCGGGAGAG gctggagcaagCTGACCTCATTCTGGCCATGCTGGATGCCTCTGACCTGGCCTCTCCCTCCAGCTGCAATTTCCTGGCCACTGTCGTGGCCTCTGCGGGAGCCCAGAGTCGCAGTAGCAGCAGCCAGCGCCTCCTCCTGGTGCTGAACAAGTCAGACCTGCTGTCTACGGAGGGTCCAGGTCCCGGTCCTGACATGCCCCCGCATCTGCTGCTGTCCTGTGTGACAGGAGAGGGGCTGGACGGCCTCCTGGAGGCGCTGAAGATGGAGCTAGCTGCAGT GTGTGGGGATCCGTCCACAGGTCCCCCGCTCCTGACCCGTGCAAGGCACCAGCACCACCTCCAGGGCTGCCTGGATGCCCTCGGCCACTACAAGCAGTCAAAAGACCTGGCCCTGGCGGCGGAGGCGCTGCGGGTGGCCCGGGGGCACCTGACCCGGCTCACAGGTGGAGGGGGAACTGAGGAGATCCTGGACATCATCTTCCGGGACTTCTGTGTGGGCAAATGA
- the GTPBP3 gene encoding 5-taurinomethyluridine-[tRNA] synthase subunit GTPB3, mitochondrial isoform X3, with the protein MWRGLWTLAAQAARGPRRLCTRRNSGAPVPGSGATIFALSSGQGRCGVAVIRTSGPASGHALRILTAPRDLPPARHASLRLLSDPRSGEPLDRALVLWFPGPKSFTGEDCVEFHVHGGPAVVSGVLRALGSVPGLRPAEAGEFTRRAFAHGKLNLTEVEGLADLIHAETEAQRRQALRQLDGELGHLCRGWAETLTKALAHVEAYIDFGEDDNLEEGVLEQANIEVRALEVALGAHLRDARRGQRLRSGAHVVVTGPPNAGKSSLVNLLSRKPVSIVSPEPGTTRDVLETPVDLAGFPVLLSDTAGLREGVGPVEQEGVRRARESCNFLATVVASAGAQSRSSSSQRLLLVLNKSDLLSTEGPGPGPDMPPHLLLSCVTGEGLDGLLEALKMELAAVCGDPSTGPPLLTRARHQHHLQGCLDALGHYKQSKDLALAAEALRVARGHLTRLTGGGGTEEILDIIFRDFCVGK; encoded by the exons ATGTGGCGGGGGCTTTGGACCCTGGCGGCCCAAGCGGCACGTGGGCCTCGCAG ACTGTGCACGCGCAGGAACAGCGGCGCACCAGTCCCCGGCTCTGGAGCCACCATCTTCGCGCTAAGCTCCGGCCAAGGCCGCTGCGGCGTCGCAGTGATCCGGACCAGCGGCCCCGCTAGCGGCCACGCCCTCCGGATTCTCACGGCACCCCGAGACCTGCCCCCGGCTCGCCACGCCAGCCTGCGCTTGCTCAGCGACCCCCGCTCTGGGGAGCCTCTGGACCGCGCACTGGTGCTCTGGTTCCCAG GTCCCAAGAGTTTCACCGGTGAGGACTGCGTGGAGTTCCACGTGCATGGAGGCCCGGCAGTGGTGAGCGGTGTCCTGCGGGCCTTGG GCAGCGTGCCAGGGCTTCGACCGGCGGAGGCGGGCGAGTTCACCAGGCGGGCGTTCGCCCATGGGAAGCTGAACCTAACTGAAGTGGAGGGCCTGGCAGATCTGATCCACGCAGAAACCGAGGCGCAGCGGCGGCAGGCCCTGAGGCAGCTGGACGGGGAGTTGGGCCACCTCTGCCGTGGTTGGGCTGAGACCCTCACCAAA GCTCTTGCCCACGTGGAGGCCTATATCGATTTCGGCGAGGATGACAACCTGGAAGAAGGTGTCCTGGAGCAAG CGAACATCGAAGTACGGGCACTGGAGGTGGCCCTGGGTGCACATCTACGAGATGCCAGGCGCGGGCAGAGGCTGCGCTCAGGGGCGCACGTAGTGGTCACTGGACCCCCCAATGCCGGGAAGAGCAGCCTAGTGAACCTGCTCA GTCGGAAGCCTGTGTCCATCGTGTCCCCGGAGCCAGGGACCACCCGTGACGTGCTGGAGACCCCAGTCGACCTGGCTGGATTTCCTGTGCTGCTGAGCGACACGGCTGGGTTGCGGGAGGGCGTTGGGCCGGTGGAGCAGGAGGGTGTGCGGCGTGCCCGGGAGAG CTGCAATTTCCTGGCCACTGTCGTGGCCTCTGCGGGAGCCCAGAGTCGCAGTAGCAGCAGCCAGCGCCTCCTCCTGGTGCTGAACAAGTCAGACCTGCTGTCTACGGAGGGTCCAGGTCCCGGTCCTGACATGCCCCCGCATCTGCTGCTGTCCTGTGTGACAGGAGAGGGGCTGGACGGCCTCCTGGAGGCGCTGAAGATGGAGCTAGCTGCAGT GTGTGGGGATCCGTCCACAGGTCCCCCGCTCCTGACCCGTGCAAGGCACCAGCACCACCTCCAGGGCTGCCTGGATGCCCTCGGCCACTACAAGCAGTCAAAAGACCTGGCCCTGGCGGCGGAGGCGCTGCGGGTGGCCCGGGGGCACCTGACCCGGCTCACAGGTGGAGGGGGAACTGAGGAGATCCTGGACATCATCTTCCGGGACTTCTGTGTGGGCAAATGA